From the Syngnathoides biaculeatus isolate LvHL_M chromosome 10, ASM1980259v1, whole genome shotgun sequence genome, one window contains:
- the cdab gene encoding cytidine deaminase b: MDQVKYTGERMHTEDMGSKHLTQETVKKLINHSQEAKKQAYCPYSKFRVGAALLTADNCLFTGCNVENACYNLGICAERNAISKAVSEGCTTFKAIAIASDMSDQFISPCGGCRQFMREFGPNWDVYLSKPDGSYMKMSVNQLLPVSFGPEDLDMKKVLDNSNKY, translated from the exons ATGGACCAAGTCAAATACACAGGAGAGCGAATGCACACAGAGGACATGGGCTCGAAACATTTGACCCAGGAGACAGTGAAAAAGCTGATCAACCACTCACAGGAGGCAAAGAAGCAAGCGTACTGCCCTTACAGCAAATTCAGAGTGGGAGCAGCTCTCCTGACCGCTGACAACTGCCTGTTTACTG GATGCAATGTGGAGAATGCATGTTACAACCTGGGCATATGTGCTGAGAGGAACGCCATTTCAAAAGCAGTGTctgaaggctgcacaacattcaaGGCTATTGCAATCGCCAG TGATATGAGTGACCAATTCATCTCTCCGTGCGGTGGCTGCAGGCAGTTCATGAGAGAG TTTGGACCCAACTGGGATGTTTACCTGTCAAAGCCTGATGGGTCGTACATGAAGATGAGCGTCAATCAGCTGCTGCCGGTCTCATTTGGTCCTGAAGACCTCGACATGAAAAAAGTACTGGACAACTCCAACAAGTACTGA